CGCCGTTGGCCTTGGCGAACGCCTTGCGGATCGGGTCCAGCAGGCCGGTGTAGGTGGCGGGGTTGCTGCGGCGGGACCCGCGGATGGGGCTCTGGTCGACGGTCACCACGTCCGCGTCGGCGGGCATGGAGCCGTGCACCAGCGAGCTCTTGCCCGAGCCGGCGACGCCGGTGATGACGACCAGGACGCCGAGGGGGATGTCGACGTCGACGTCGCGCAGGTTGTGCTTGTCGGCGCCGCGGATCTGCAGGGCGCCGGTCGGCTTGCGGACCGTGTCCTTGACGGCGGCGCGGTCGTCGAGGTGGCGGCCGGTGACGGTGCCGCTGGCGCGCAGTCCCTCGACGGTGCCCTCGAAGCAGACGGCGCCGCCCGCGGTGCCGGCGCCGGGTCCGAGGTCGACGACGTGGTCGGCGATCGCGATGGTCTCGGGCTTGTGCTCGACGACCAGGACGGTGTTGCCCTTGTCCCGCAGCCGCAGCAGCAGGTTGTTCATGCGCTGGATGTCGTGGGGGTGCAGCCCGATGGTGGGTTCGTCGAACACGTAGGTGACGTCGGTGAGCGAGGAGCCGAGGTGGCGGATCATCTTGGTGCGCTGCGCCTCGCCGCCCGACAGCGTGCCGGACGGGCGGTCCAGCGACAGGTAGCCCAGCCCGATCTCCACGAAGGAGTCCAGGGTCTGCTGCAGGGAGGTCAGCAGCGGCGCCACCGACGGCTCGTCCAGCCCGCGGACCCACTCGGCCAGGTCGCTGATCTGCATCGCGCAGGCGTCGGCGATGCTGATCCCCTTGATCTTGGAGGAGCGGGCGGCCTCGTTGAGGCGGGTGCCGCCGCAGTCGGGGCAGGCGGTGAAGGTGATCGCCCGGTCCACGAACGCGCGGATGTGCGGCTGCATCGCCTCGCGGTCCTTGGACAGGAACGACTTCTGGATCCGCGGGATCAGCCCCTCGTAGGTGACGTTGATGCCCTCGACCTTGATCTTGGTGGCCTCTTTGTGGAGCAGGTCGTTCAGCTCGGTCTCGGTGTAGTCGCGGATCGGCTTGTCGGGGTCGAAGAAGCCCGAGCCCATGAAGATGCGGCCGTACCAGCCGTCCATGGTGTAGCCGGGGATGGTGAGGGCGCCCTCGCGCAGCGACTTGGTGTCGTCGTACAGCGCGGTCAGGTCGAAGTCGGTGACCTGGCCGCGGCCCTCGCAGCGGGGGCACATGCCGCCGGTGACGGTGAAGTCGCGGCGCTCCTTGACCTTCTTGCCGCCGCGCTCGTAGGTGACCGCGCCCGCCCCGCTGATGGAGGCGACGTTGAAGGAGAACGCCTTGGCGGGGCCGATGTAGGGCTTGCCGAGGCGGCTGAACAGGATGCGCAGCATCGCGTGGGCGTCGGTGGCGGTGCCGACCGTGGAGCGGGGGTCGGAGCCCAGCCGCTGCTGGTCCACGATGATCGCGGTGGTCAGCCCGTCCAGGACATCGACGTCGGGCCGCGACAGCGTCGGCATGAAGCCCTGCACGAAGGCGCTGTAGGTCTCGTTGATGAGCCGCTGCGACTCCGCGGCGATCGTGTCGAACACCAGGGAGCTCTTGCCCGACCCGGACACGCCGGTGAACACCGTCAGACGCCGCTTGGGGATCTGGATGCTGACGTCCTTGAGGTTGTTCTCACGCGCCCCGTGCACGCGGATCATGTCGTGGCTGTCGGCGACGTGCGGTGCGGTGGAGCGCGTGCCGTAGGTGTCGGTCTCCATGCTCATCTCGTCTCCATCGATGTGCGGCGGACGCCTCCCCGTCACAGGCGCCGCCTCGATCTAATCAGCAACTCAGAACAGCTCCGGTCCTCAAAGACCCGCCCCGGACGCCCCCCCCGGACGGGTGCGCGCGGGCGGGGTCCGGGGACCGCCCTGCGGCCGCGTGCGCGCTGGCCGGCGACCTGGCATTCGGTGCCCGCACCGGCCACGCCGCAGGACGGCGCGGGCGCCGGAATCCGGCGCGTCCGGCCGGCCGACGCCCGGCCGGCCGACGGGGCGGTGCAGGTCGACGCGCCGGAATCCGGTGCGTCCGGCGGCATCGGGACCCGATGCGCGGCGACCCGGCCGGGCCGTGGCCGCACCGAGACCCGGCCGCCGAGACACCGGTTCGACATCCCCCGCAGCGATCAGACCGGCCCGAACACTCGGCGGCCTCGCTGAACGGCCGGCTCTACCCGCCCTCCGGCGCACTGGGACGCCGGTGGTCGGCGTCCAGGGATGCGAGGGCGTCCGCGTGCAGGCCCGGTGCCGCGCGGGGCTCGAAGGCATCGGACGGTCCGTCTCCTTGGGACTCAGGCGGCCAGCTGGGAGCGGACCTCCAGGCGGAGGCGAACCGCACAGCAGGGGCCTGCCCGACGCTGAAAGGCAGCCGCCGGGATGCCGCCCCGGCGGGTTTCGCCGTTGAGCCGGACGTGGGGGCATCCCGGGCGGGTCGGCGGTGACCGGCCGGGCCGCGCCTTGGTCAATGGTCCGCGGTGCGGAGGCGCCGGGCGGGGGAGCGGGACCGGATTCACCGGCCGGGCGGCGGGCGGTTCGGGCCTCGTGCCGGCGTGCGGCCGGGACGGTTGAGGTTCATGCGCGTAACGCTATGGGCGGGACGGCCGCCTGCGCTTCTCCGATCCTGATCGGTCTCATCGGCCGCCGGGACGGCAGGACCGCAATCGCCGTCATCTGCTGCACGGAGCTTCTCGGGCCGCGCTGTGCCCGCCGTCTCGCCGACCGACCCGGCGTCCAAGGCGGTCTTTCCCGCGCCCTCGGCGCCCACCTCGGACAGCAGGCACCGGCCTGGCCTGAACCGCGAGGCCCAGCACCGGGACGGGGCGAAGGCCAGGGCGGGGTCAGGTCGGGGGCCAGTTGGTGAGGGCGGTGTGGAGGGCGTCCAGGGTGCGTTCCCAGGAGGCGTCCACGTCGCGGGGGTGGTGCCCGAACGCTCCGGCGGTCTCCAGGCTCACGAAGCCGTGGAACACGGCGCCGAGCATCCGCACCGCGTCGGTCTGGTCGGGTTCGCCGAGCGCGTAGCCGCGCAGGATCGCCCGGGTCATCTCGGCGTGCCGGGGCCCGGCGCCGGCGGCCGCGGTCTCGGGGTCCAGTTTGAGGCGGGCGGCGGCGT
The sequence above is drawn from the Actinomadura hallensis genome and encodes:
- a CDS encoding ATP-binding cassette domain-containing protein — its product is MSMETDTYGTRSTAPHVADSHDMIRVHGARENNLKDVSIQIPKRRLTVFTGVSGSGKSSLVFDTIAAESQRLINETYSAFVQGFMPTLSRPDVDVLDGLTTAIIVDQQRLGSDPRSTVGTATDAHAMLRILFSRLGKPYIGPAKAFSFNVASISGAGAVTYERGGKKVKERRDFTVTGGMCPRCEGRGQVTDFDLTALYDDTKSLREGALTIPGYTMDGWYGRIFMGSGFFDPDKPIRDYTETELNDLLHKEATKIKVEGINVTYEGLIPRIQKSFLSKDREAMQPHIRAFVDRAITFTACPDCGGTRLNEAARSSKIKGISIADACAMQISDLAEWVRGLDEPSVAPLLTSLQQTLDSFVEIGLGYLSLDRPSGTLSGGEAQRTKMIRHLGSSLTDVTYVFDEPTIGLHPHDIQRMNNLLLRLRDKGNTVLVVEHKPETIAIADHVVDLGPGAGTAGGAVCFEGTVEGLRASGTVTGRHLDDRAAVKDTVRKPTGALQIRGADKHNLRDVDVDIPLGVLVVITGVAGSGKSSLVHGSMPADADVVTVDQSPIRGSRRSNPATYTGLLDPIRKAFAKANGVKPGLFSANSEGACPTCNGAGVIYTDLAMMAGVATTCEECEGRRFQASVLEYTLGGRNIAEVLEMPVSEAEEFFGAGDARTPAAHKILTRLDDVGLGYLTLGQPLTTLSGGERQRLKLATHMGDKGGVYVLDEPTTGLHLADVEQLLGLLDRLVDAGKSVIVIEHHQAVMAHADWIIDLGPGAGHDGGRVVFEGTPADLIAARSTLTGEHLAAYTGA